TGTATCTGCATGACGCATTTACTCCCCTCACCATGGATCTTGGCTCAGTATACCTGGTCTTTTTGTTACACTTGCGCAACCTGATCGAAGCAGCAAGATCTTCGTATATCCTGCTAAGTCAGCAACCTCCTCACCGACGGAGCGTATTGCAGCGGATCGCACCGCTTCGGACCAAGAATGACTGGAGATTGTGGACATATACAAAACTTGGTCGCATTGATAACTAATTCATCGAGACCAATTCGACAGCGGGGATATGAAGAAGCACAATGAGATATGATGACATGGATGGGCTGTCCTGTCATATTTTTAGCTTGCTGGCGTTTTACTGCCCTGTTCAGTAGGTATCGACACAGACACAGTGGAAATAGGGTGGCGGGCACTGTCGCAAAAAGCTTAGCCTCGAGCTAATTTGTAAAAACTATTTCATGGCTGAGTCAagcctcttgtttcttccCCCGTTTGTTTCGTCCGGCTGGCCGCCACCTTGTGCTCATTCCAGCCAACAGTGCGATAGTGCGGTAGAGTGTAGCTGAAAGACAGCCGCCACGCGAGGGGAAACGCATGGCAAGAATTGACGGCCTTTCAGCCGCTCTGTCACTTTGAGAGTTGGACAATTGATGTGTTCTCAGTGAGGGTATCTCTCAGACCAAATCAGGTACTTGTCccgagtacaggtacattACTAACCATACAAGAGAGCCGCACAGTCCCCCCTATCCCTGATTCTTCATTTTACTCTGCTGCAATCTTTCCCCTCTCGCACTCTGCCGAATCACTCGCATCAAGATGGATTGGCTTATGTTATTGATTCCCGCTTGCGATTAGACTGTATTGCCAAGCATCGCTGCAGGTGGGCCTCGACTTTGACGCTCGGTCAGCTACCGCAGGACTAGTTCGGGGCTATCAATGGGTTTGAAAGGCAATAATGGCGGTTGTGCGCTGTGAAATATCGACAAAAGACAGCACGGCACAGGTACCGGTACGAGGACCAGGAACCGCCCtgcaagtacaggtactttgcCGCCTGTAGCCACTGCTAGCCTCCTTCTCGAAGACCTCTAGCGACTCGCTACCCCGTATTTTTCATTAATTCGCCGGCCCGTGGAAATGTCTCTCATTATATccagagatgaagacggcacGGCATTCTACCCGAAGCCGCCTCTCTACAATACCCGACATTGATATCCTCGCTCCCGGTCTTTTCATGATATCGACGCTTTGGCCCCTAGGCTGACGCTACATGCCGAGATAAAGACAAatacaaaaagaagagattacaaaagcaaaaagacaacaacaaaaaaaggccTCAATTCCATCTATTCCCGTATATTCTGTAACCCCGTATCTGCACCCCGCCTCCCCCTCTCCAATTTGCGCAACCAGCCAGTGGAATTGGATCATTCAACATCCCCAGCGACGAGTCACGATGGCGTCTTCTCCAGACATCCCCGGCCTCAAGTATGCCAGTCACCAATACGggcagcaccagctccagcaagTCGGAGTCTGGCAGTTTGAAGAGCCTGAAACGGCACCTTCAACGCCAGCCTATTGGATAATGTACGTTTGCGCTGACGTTACTCCCGCTGTGGAACAGACTCGGAGCCTAACTCTATCCGTGACAGCTTTGTCCATGGAGGCGGGTGGCGAGACCCCAGAAACAACATCAATGACTTTGTGCCATCCATCAAGCATATGCTGGCATTGGCCGATCTGCCGAAATCTGCGGTTCGCGGCTTTGCCAGCCTCGACTACCGCCTGTCTCCGCATCCGCGATTCCCTCAGGATCCCGCCTCGACGCCGGCGAATGAGTTTCGTCAGGCCCAGCATCCGCATCATGTCCAAGATGTCCTGTCTGCACTGAGGCTTCTGGATGCCGAATATGGCATTGGCAACAACTACGTGCTCATCGGTCACTCAGCCGGCGGCACGTTGGTTCACCAGGTCATCATGAACAACGGCATATCGGATAGCTGGGGCCCTGTCGCGCCCTTTCCAGCAGCCCTCATCAGCATAGCTGGCATACACGACCTGAGAGGCATTGTAGACAGGCACGATACCTTTTACGAGACATTCGTGATCGATGCCTTTGGTCCAGACAGGCTAGCTTGGGACGCAGCATCTCCGGCAAAGTTTCCCGGAAGCTTCAAAACCCTGTGTCCCGAGGTCCCTCGTCTGTTCATCTTGGCAGCGTCTACAGAGGACACTGCCATTGACATGCCCGAGCTCGATATCATGGAGGCAAAGCTCATCAAGGATGGCATCACGCCGCTTGTCC
Above is a genomic segment from Trichoderma breve strain T069 chromosome 6, whole genome shotgun sequence containing:
- a CDS encoding alpha/beta hydrolase family domain-containing protein, translated to MASSPDIPGLKYASHQYGQHQLQQVGVWQFEEPETAPSTPAYWIIFVHGGGWRDPRNNINDFVPSIKHMLALADLPKSAVRGFASLDYRLSPHPRFPQDPASTPANEFRQAQHPHHVQDVLSALRLLDAEYGIGNNYVLIGHSAGGTLVHQVIMNNGISDSWGPVAPFPAALISIAGIHDLRGIVDRHDTFYETFVIDAFGPDRLAWDAASPAKFPGSFKTLCPEVPRLFILAASTEDTAIDMPELDIMEAKLIKDGITPLVLRNLHLEHDNIWEDGSQVATLAARAVAELQQR